In Zingiber officinale cultivar Zhangliang chromosome 1A, Zo_v1.1, whole genome shotgun sequence, a genomic segment contains:
- the LOC122038924 gene encoding uncharacterized protein LOC122038924, with translation MHSTLSPSSPTIIPLKPIEATPENFAPFGQVITASSDGDRFGPQDAQLELHRGVPRLYIMKLEDQHLKFASITHHASVTQCLGSIGGDEWYLGIAKPSILKESEIGNEDGRKPIKALCEHYYIPPNPNEVCVFRFSGPKFVKLNVGTWHAGPLFKKRTMDFYNLELSDTNVVDHTTHNFRKNDNVVFEIED, from the exons ATGCATTCTACTTTATCGCCGTCTTCGCCCACGATCATCCCGCTGAAGCCCATCGAGGCGACTCCGGAGAACTTCGCCCCCTTCGGCCAGGTTATCACCGCTTCATCCGATGGAGATAGATTCGGCCCTCAGGACGCGCAGTTGGAGCTCCATCGCGGCGTTCCCAG GTTATACATCATGAAACTAGAAGATCAACATCTTAAATTTGCTTCCATCACTCATCATGCAAGCGTTACACAGTGTCTTGGCTCAATTGGTGGTGATGAGTGGTATCTAGGCATTGCTAAGCCATCTATACTGAAGGAAAGTGAAATTGGAAATGAGGATGGAAGAAAACCTATTAAGGCTCTCTGTGAACATTACTACATTCCCCCTAATCCTAATGAAGTTTGTGTTTTCCGATTTTCTGGTCCTAAATTTGTGAAACTTAATGTTGGGACATGGCACGCAGGGCCCTTGTTCAAGAAGAGGACAATGGACTTTTACAATCTTGAGCTAAGTGACACAAAT GTTGTGGATCACACAACACATAATTTTCGGAAGAACGATAACGTGGTATTCGAGATTGAAGATTGA